The following proteins are encoded in a genomic region of Dyadobacter sp. UC 10:
- a CDS encoding SusC/RagA family TonB-linked outer membrane protein, translating into MDLFYRNGGQCRLSLLCLGAVFLAFSIFSVPSFSSSIAIDIKGVVKSSTGEILIGSTVRVKGTQKGTVTNEKGEFLLTDVNEGATLVVTMIGFLAKEVPAAKSMSIELAEDAVGLQDVVVTGFQNIDKDKFTGSAVTLKTDDVKIDGLPDVSRMLEGRAAGVSIQNVSGTFGAAPKIRIRGATSLNGDNKPLWVIDGVVQEDIVNISNDQLSSGDPTTLLGSAVAGLNPNDIETFDILKDAAAAALYGARAMNGVIVITTKKGKSGKPVITYSGNFSTQLTPSYRNFNIMNSAQQMSVLGELERKGYLNSDILSKPDFGVYGKYYNSLNGDNEGNFPLPNTQEAKRNYLLRYAGANTDWFDVLFKQNFIHEHSLSVSFGSEKSSSYASVSYLDDNGWTIADKVKRYTLNFNNTYQLSDKLSIGLTTLASVRRQQAPGSLSRRSNPVEGKFDRDFDINPFSYALNTSRTLTAYDENGDLEYFRRNFAPFNIVSELANNRINLNLADIKLQGNLSYKITDHITYDFLGALRYIQTGREHIITEHSNMANAYRAADNSTIALANKYLYTDPDVPNAYPVIVLPSGGFYNTNEDQMLFYNIRNNLRYNRKFADRHQIDILAGQEIKYTNRKNSNNTGYGFQYDQGGTPFVDYRILKQTIETNFQYYGMRMDYERFAAFYGSAGYTLDDKYNFTAYIRYDGSNSFGKSAIARWLPTYTVAGSWNFDRENFLKNSKWLSMGRLRASYGLSADTGPATNSAVLFQSIITRRPFADEKESAIALASLQNTQLTWEKLYSGNLGLDLGLFANRINLTVDGYIRNSFDLIDEIKTSGIGGQIYKVANYADMQSYGVDFSIDGVLFKNKDWDFRSRITVGYAQTRITNVDNNPGIFDLVKAEGANVTGRPVRSLFSIDYRALNPKTGVPIFLNENGEVSSDVYLQDQNVSYLKYEGPVDPPVTGGFNNTLTYKDLSLNVFFTYQYGNKIRLNPLYKGAFSDLDALPREFLDRWVIPGEEAVTPVASIADKLEAQYLAGTYPYSIYNYSTERVAKGDFVRLKSVSLSYRVPLAFSGKYGFKAASIQLSSINPWLIYADKKLKGQDPEFFNSGGVAQPIQKQFTVAIKLTL; encoded by the coding sequence GTGCGGGTAAAGGGAACGCAGAAGGGGACTGTTACCAATGAAAAAGGCGAGTTTTTACTGACCGATGTCAACGAAGGCGCGACGCTGGTAGTGACAATGATCGGTTTTCTGGCAAAGGAAGTTCCTGCCGCGAAAAGTATGAGCATCGAGCTCGCCGAGGACGCGGTTGGTTTACAGGATGTGGTGGTAACTGGCTTTCAGAATATTGACAAGGATAAATTCACGGGTTCGGCTGTTACGCTAAAAACCGACGATGTCAAAATCGACGGCCTACCGGATGTAAGCAGGATGCTCGAAGGCCGTGCCGCCGGGGTTTCCATTCAAAACGTGTCAGGTACTTTCGGGGCAGCGCCCAAAATTCGTATTCGCGGAGCCACTTCTTTAAATGGTGATAATAAGCCACTTTGGGTGATCGACGGTGTTGTTCAGGAGGATATTGTCAATATTTCAAATGATCAGCTGTCGAGCGGCGACCCTACTACGCTACTGGGCTCGGCAGTCGCCGGACTCAACCCAAACGATATTGAAACTTTCGATATTCTGAAAGATGCCGCTGCGGCTGCATTATACGGTGCCCGCGCTATGAACGGTGTAATCGTGATTACGACCAAAAAAGGTAAAAGCGGAAAGCCTGTCATCACTTATTCGGGTAATTTCAGTACGCAGCTTACACCGTCTTACCGCAACTTCAACATTATGAACTCCGCCCAGCAAATGTCTGTGCTGGGAGAGCTGGAACGCAAGGGTTATCTGAATTCAGACATTTTGTCAAAGCCGGATTTTGGTGTTTACGGTAAATATTACAACTCGCTGAATGGTGACAATGAAGGTAATTTTCCACTTCCCAATACACAGGAGGCCAAGAGAAACTACCTGCTCAGATACGCAGGAGCAAATACGGACTGGTTTGATGTGCTTTTCAAACAAAACTTCATTCATGAGCATTCATTGAGTGTCTCGTTCGGAAGTGAAAAGTCAAGCTCCTATGCGTCTGTAAGTTACCTGGACGACAATGGATGGACGATCGCAGATAAAGTGAAGCGTTACACACTGAATTTTAACAATACCTACCAACTCTCAGACAAACTGAGCATAGGTTTGACCACCCTGGCGTCCGTTCGCAGGCAGCAGGCGCCCGGTTCGCTCAGTCGCCGCAGCAATCCGGTAGAAGGGAAATTTGACAGGGATTTTGATATTAACCCGTTCAGCTATGCCCTGAACACCAGCCGCACTTTAACCGCCTACGATGAAAATGGCGATCTTGAATATTTCAGGAGAAATTTTGCGCCATTCAATATCGTCTCGGAACTGGCTAATAACCGTATCAATCTTAACCTGGCGGACATTAAGTTGCAGGGAAATCTTTCCTACAAGATCACCGATCACATTACTTACGACTTTTTGGGCGCGCTGAGGTATATTCAAACCGGCCGTGAGCACATTATCACGGAGCACAGCAATATGGCCAACGCCTACCGCGCAGCCGACAATTCGACGATTGCTTTGGCCAATAAATACCTGTACACCGATCCCGACGTTCCCAATGCATATCCCGTTATAGTGCTGCCCAGCGGTGGTTTTTACAATACAAATGAGGATCAGATGCTTTTTTATAACATCCGTAATAACCTCAGATACAACAGGAAATTTGCCGACAGGCACCAGATTGATATCCTGGCTGGACAGGAAATCAAGTATACCAACCGCAAAAATTCCAACAATACCGGCTACGGATTTCAATATGACCAGGGCGGGACACCGTTTGTCGATTACCGGATCCTGAAGCAGACCATAGAAACCAACTTCCAGTATTATGGGATGCGAATGGACTACGAGCGGTTTGCGGCATTTTACGGAAGTGCAGGATATACACTGGACGATAAATATAATTTTACCGCTTACATCCGCTACGACGGATCGAATAGTTTCGGTAAATCCGCCATTGCCCGTTGGCTGCCGACGTATACAGTCGCGGGATCCTGGAATTTCGACAGGGAAAATTTTCTGAAAAACTCCAAATGGCTTAGCATGGGACGGCTTCGCGCGAGTTACGGACTTTCGGCCGATACAGGGCCGGCGACCAATTCTGCGGTTTTGTTCCAGAGTATTATTACCAGAAGACCATTTGCCGATGAAAAAGAATCTGCAATCGCATTGGCTTCACTTCAAAATACACAGTTGACCTGGGAGAAACTGTACAGCGGAAACCTTGGGCTCGACTTGGGATTATTTGCGAACCGGATCAATCTGACCGTCGACGGCTACATCAGAAATAGCTTCGATCTGATCGACGAAATCAAAACTTCAGGAATCGGTGGGCAGATATACAAAGTGGCCAATTATGCCGATATGCAGTCTTATGGAGTTGATTTCTCGATCGATGGTGTATTGTTTAAAAACAAAGACTGGGATTTCCGGTCACGCATTACGGTGGGCTATGCACAGACCCGCATTACCAATGTGGATAATAATCCGGGAATATTTGATCTCGTAAAAGCAGAAGGGGCAAATGTGACGGGACGGCCGGTCAGGAGCCTTTTTTCAATAGATTATCGTGCTTTAAATCCCAAAACGGGCGTCCCTATATTCCTGAACGAAAATGGAGAAGTGAGCTCTGATGTTTATTTACAAGATCAGAATGTATCCTATCTCAAATATGAAGGGCCGGTTGATCCGCCTGTAACAGGAGGTTTTAATAATACGCTGACTTACAAAGATCTTTCACTGAATGTGTTCTTTACCTATCAATATGGTAACAAGATCCGCCTTAATCCACTTTACAAAGGTGCATTCAGTGATTTGGACGCACTTCCGCGTGAGTTTCTGGACAGATGGGTGATTCCGGGTGAAGAAGCGGTTACGCCAGTGGCCTCTATTGCCGACAAGCTCGAAGCCCAGTACCTGGCTGGTACATATCCTTACAGTATTTACAATTATTCAACTGAAAGGGTAGCAAAAGGTGATTTTGTCAGGTTGAAATCGGTTTCGCTGTCTTACAGAGTGCCGCTAGCATTTTCGGGCAAATATGGTTTTAAAGCAGCGAGTATCCAGCTTTCTTCTATTAATCCCTGGCTGATTTATGCGGACAAAAAACTGAAAGGGCAGGACCCTGAGTTTTTCAACTCCGGCGGTGTTGCGCAGCCTATTCAAAAGCAATTCACAGTTGCGATCAAGCTGACTTTATAA